In Mytilus edulis chromosome 13, xbMytEdul2.2, whole genome shotgun sequence, a single window of DNA contains:
- the LOC139501783 gene encoding rootletin-like isoform X17 yields the protein MAFEDRDQRLERVIQIFNTALSSPTQPDKRLEDSVLKEVDDYTIRGEDSNPSKIPARIREIITKNLSPDDIDIPSNRMSTPNTGQLTEENRILAAELNRVEDLLAASRAERDELGIKYNALSDKLEQNLKGEGDYGETPSKNLVQQNIELRRKLEEEHQSYKRKLQAYQDGQQRQAQLVQKLQAKVLQYKKKCEEIEVDNSDIKSRYDHLKSLQSQQDSYHKGLDSESRLRQEAENNMDHESALIKLEEEQQRSASLAHVNSMLREQLDQATAANQSLTNDIHKLTNDWQRAREELEGKEAEWREEEQSFNEYFSNEHGRLLSLWREVVAFRRSFGELKTATERDMSHLRSDVTKASRSMHSACLNLSANQRSSDTQLSVLLDREKQERMSLENQLRDKNREIGELQSRYDTHSAELNSKVNELTMLNEKLKIQAEEHNKTISNLQRNINNLETRLGEQRSYDLPETESSRQYREETDVIHEALRNIAEAVINDADELDAEGGRRSVSPSRNRSMSPTARARSPILRNRSKSPMARSRSPAFADATFSAVQAALNKRQLQVSELRAKLIASKDHNGQMRKNLDDVENERRRLEMQIINLKEDLDLSKRDKDDTSRERDRLRNSLNLTGNEKSQLEKVRYEMNEQVEGLQMENEKLQAANTELQRQRDNIEEDKEDVTKDKERQLKENDRCHRVIDQLEHKVSSIKEELVGTKEALNRALLDKEVLEQQKAEVSDALTKSEVQKSDLELEINRAKTEEAGLRDALHKMQQLNEGLGQDKIELNKMIIMLENEKASLQGEKSMLEQERCGIREELVRVEQEKMDLDTEKMGLNQTLELSEMTRQQLEEEITAIHREKGETTEQLNCVARHKQALAEELVSVRKEMERVNTNLKRIAIEKERLTQEKGELIVQVTDTERENRHQSEVISTLKADKDALESALYEVQEQARQLEVRKEQLEGENQELIIRKENLQSEINRLCKEKDADNEKFDFQREDLNRRLAQLERDMQMAITQEKQAHEDDVDRLSRERDNQRAEFESQREEMITQYNMEKEESNNKFDRMREELMEELAALQRDRDNSLMMAENDKQQTMSLLEQEKSTLGEKNNNLTMDLANANVEYERLKRDYYAKQEQDRTTINGLGSELKNFRSQFDETCMNHEKECKDLTNNIRELERQREGALREVAELKTQLKLVEENRDNIRRDLIEANRKIREGEETRDLMRKDIVELKRNINDEVREKDTISKTADELRNTVKRNEADKIELNRALQDNKQRCAVLDEQKANVQKEAGDLRASLREVEKARLEARRELQELRRQVKQLDGERNKLGKEVGDLQNRVARDEEKEEESRRTSFDLKQKVVETEASREALRKELANTQRKMGEVIEESRMKEKDYQMALEDSRRIERKMEDQRRNLEIQLENTGAENEELKLRLSGAEGRVNALEATLARLEGAKRDIEFKLSSIVSSLRRTIGFRQEMPRARSPVRSRSTSPRRSRPNSPAKGFENTYATTTEGRGSPIPRTGSPDRAGSPIRVSSRGVSPSRFEMAAVDVDPEAVRMALRDFVQQLANAERERDDALANTKSMGIQLQELEDEKGRVERRLEQLQKSLGDVEEDKRGIDGRLASAQTALMLQEETIRRNERERKIMQDKMNALERSLTSAETEKRQQLEKISKMKANEGRLDDDKRNLRQGLEDAENRCTKLELARRSLEGDLQRFKLLMNDKETENLVLTDRVETLNKQIQNLDSKAQSLQLTVDRLSLTLAKTEEDGIQQKDKVQSLNMSLSDNNAALNELQERIQQLQRALTSSEHDRRVLQERLDSTRQALNDAKKQNYDLLERVQTLQNDCSESEVRRAEVEGQLRQNHGVLVKRTETEQELNQIVQKLTQDKQNMQDHISNISRNLSTVETQKTEMERTYIRLEKDKSALRKTLDKVEREKLKTEEIANTSLMEKGSLDRSLARLDEDNCDLNKQVQQLQAQLAEAEQQHAQRLIDVTTRHRAETEMETERLRTAQMQAERMLETRERSNRTKIKGLEETVATLKDQLSTEMKKRQLYISRSARTGDEIRDIRSILDSSLSNVTRDQSLDPLIMETETRKLDESLEFRGSYRSQPRRRTSPNRTPMKYSDRLTSTPAMRRTQSPIALRKKLLK from the exons CTTGAACAGAACTTGAAGGGAGAAGGCGACTACGGTGAAACACCATCTAAAAATCTTGTCCAGCAGAACATCGAGTTACGGAGGAAACTAGAGGAGGAACATCAAAGTTATAAACGTAAACTCCAGGCATACCAAGACGGACAACAGAGACAAGCTCAACTTGTACAGAAACTTCAAGCCAAG GTTCTGCAGTACAAGAAAAAGTGTGAGGAAATCGAGGTAGATAACTCCGATATAAAATCCCGCTATGATCATTTGAAGTCG TTACAATCTCAACAAGACTCCTATCATAAGGGTTTAGACAGTGAAAGTCGCCTCCGTCAGGAAGCAGAAAACAACATGGATCACGAATCAGCTTTGATCAAGTTAGAAGAGGAACAGCAGAG GAGTGCCAGCTTGGCCCATGTAAATTCTATGCTCAGAGAGCAGCTGGATCAAGCAACGGCAGCCAACCAGTCCCTCACTAATGATATCCACAAGCTGACCAACGATTGGCAGAGAGCTAGGGAAGAACTAGAAGGCAAGGAAGCAGAATGGAGAGAGGAGGAACAG TCATTTAATGAATACTTCAGCAATGAGCATGGACGCCTCCTCTCATTGTGGCGGGAAGTTGTAGCTTTCCGTCGCAGTTTCGGTGAGTTGAAGACAGCAACAGAACGTGACATGTCTCATCTTCGTTCTGATGTCACCAAGGCATCAAGGAGCATGCACTCTGCCTGTCTCAACCTGAGTGCCAACCAGAGAAGCTCAGATACACAACTTTCGGTTCTGCTGGATCGGGAAAAACAGGAAAGAATGTCTCTTGAGAACCAACTTAGAGATAAGAACAGGGAGATAGGAGAACTTCAGTCTCGCTATGATACTCATAGTGCTGAACTCAACTCCAA GGTCAATGAGTTGACAATGTTGAATGAGAAATTGAAGATTCAGGCTGAAGAACATAACAAAACCATCAGCAATCTTCAACGTAACATCAACAACTTGGAGACACGTCTTGGTGAACAGCGCAGTTATGATCTTCCCGAAACTGAATCTTCCCGTCAGTACCGTGAAGAAACAGATGTCATTCATGAGGCTCTTAGAAACATTGCTGAAGCTGTTATCAATGACGCTGATGAACTTGATGCTGAAGGAGGAAGACGATCAGTATCACCTTCAAGAAATAGGTCAATGTCACCAACTGCCAGGGCAAGGTCACCAATTCTAAGAAACAGATCCAAATCTCCCATGGCTAGGTCAAGGTCTCCTGCCTTTGCCGATGCTACTTTCTCCGCTGTCCAAGCAGCCTTAAACAAACGTCAACTCCAGGTATCAGAACTGAGAGCTAAGTTGATAGCCAGTAAGGATCATAATGGACAGATGAGAAAGAACCTGGATGATGTGGAAAATGAGAGACGTAGACTGGAAATGCAGATTATCAACCTGAAAGAGGATCTGGACTTATC GAAAAGAGACAAAGATGATACCTCTAGAGAGAGAGACAGGCTCAGGAATTCTCTAAACTTAACAGGAAATGAGAAGTCACAGCTAGAGAAAGTTCGTTATGAAATGAACGAACAAGTAGAAGGGCTTCAGATGGAGAACGAAAAACTCCAGGCTGCCAACACGGAACTACAGAGACAGAGGGACAACATTGAGGAGGACAAAGAGGACGTTACTAAAGACAAGGAGAGGCAACTTAAGGAGAATGATAGATG TCACAGAGTCATTGACCAGTTAGAACACAAAGTCAGCAGTATTAAGGAGGAGCTTGTTGGAACTAAAGAGGCTCTCAACAGGGCACTTTTGGACAAGGAGGTTCTTGAACAACAGAAGGCTGAAGTCA GTGATGCATTAACTAAATCTGAAGTTCAGAAGTCTGACCTTGAACTTGAAATAAACAGAGCCAAGACAGAAGAGGCTGGTCTTAGAGACGCCTTACACAAGATGCAACAACTGAATGAAGGTCTAGGTCAGGACAAGATTGAACTTAACAAGATGATTATTATG CTAGAGAATGAGAAGGCCTCACTACAGGGAGAGAAATCCATGTTAGAACAGGAGAGATGTGGAATCAGAGAAGAATTGGTCCGTGTAGAGCAGGAGAAGATGGATCTTGATACAGAGAAAATGG GACTGAACCAGACATTAGAACTGAGTGAGATGACAAGACAACAATTAGAAGAAGAAATCACTGCTATACATAGAGAAAAAGGAGAAACTACAGAACAACTCAACTGT GTTGCAAGACATAAACAAGCATTGGCTGAAGAATTGGTGTCTGTCAGGAAAGAAATGGAGAGGGTTAATACCAACCTCAAACGTATTGCTATTGAGAAGGAGAGACTCACACAAGAGAAGGGTGAACTGATTGTTCAGGTCACTGACACTGAGAGGGAAAATCGTCACCAGAGTGAAGTTATCTCCACTTTAAAGGCAGATAAGGATGCCCTTGAAAGTGCCCTTTATGAAGTCCAGGAACAAGCTCGCCAATTGGAGGTCCGCAAGGAACAGTTGGAGGGAGAAAACCAAGAGTTGATCATCAGGAAAGAAAACCTACAAT CTGAAATCAACCGTCTTTGTAAGGAGAAGGATGCTGACAATGAGAAGTTTGACTTCCAGAGAGAGGACCTGAACCGTCGTCTGGCTCAACTGGAGCGTGACATGCAGATGGCAATCACACAGGAGAAACAGGCTCATGAAGATGATGTTGATCGTCTCAGCAGAGAAAGA GATAACCAGAGAGCTGAGTTTGAGTCTCAGAGAGAAGAGATGATCACACAGTATAACATGGAGAAAGAAGAGTCTAACAATAAGTTTGATAGAATGAGAGAGGAACTCATGGAGGAACTTGCTGCTTTACAGAGAGACAGGGATAACTCTCTTATGATGGCtgaaaatgacaaacaacag aCAATGTCATTATTGGAACAAGAGAAGAGTACTCTTGGAGAGAAGAATAACAATCTGACCATGGATCTGGCCAATGCTAATGTGGAGTATGAGAGACTAAAACGGGATTACTATGCCAAACAAGAACAAGATAGGACTACCATTAACGGTCTCGGCAGTGAATTGAAGAATTTCCGTAGCCAGTTTGATGAAACTTG CATGAACCATGAAAAGGAATGCAAGGATCTAACAAACAATATTAGAGAGCTGGAAAGACAGAGAGAAGGAGCACTTAGAGAGGTGGCTGAACTCAAAACTCAACTCAAACTTGTCGAGGAGAATCGTGACAATATTCGTAGAGATCTTATCGAGGCTAATCGTAAAATCAGAGAGGGAGAAGAAACTAGAGATCTCATGAGAAAAGACATTGTTGAACTTAAACGCAATATAAACGATGAAGTGAGAGAGAAGGACACCATTAGTAAGACAGCTGACGAACTCAGAAATACAGTGAAGAGGAACGAGGCTGACAAGATTGAACTGAACAGAGCATTACAGGACAATAAACAAAGATGTGCAG TATTGGATGAGCAGAAGGCGAATGTTCAGAAAGAGGCAGGTGACTTAAGAGCCAGTCTACGTGAAGTTGAGAAAGCTCGTCTTGAGGCACGTCGTGAGTTGCAAGAGCTACGTCGTCAAGTGAAACAATTAGACGGAGAGAGGAACAAGCTAGGAAAGGAAGTGGGAGACCTGCAGAACAGGGTGGCTAGGGATGAAGAAAAAGAGGAAGAGTCCAGGAGAACTTCATTCGATCTCAAACAAAAG GTGGTTGAGACAGAAGCCAGCCGTGAAGCCCTCAGAAAGGAACTTGCAAACACCCAGCGTAAGATGGGTGAAGTTATTGAGGAGAGCAGAATGAAAGAGAAAGATTACCAGATGGCACTTGAAGACAGCCGCAGAATTGAAAGGAAAATGGAGGACCAAAGGCGTAACTTGGAAATCCAACTTGAAAATACAGGTGCTGAGAATGAAGAATTGAAATTGAGGTTGAGTGGAGCCGAAGGACGAGTCAATGCCCTTGAAGCAACCCTTGCCAGACTAGAGGGTGCTAAACGTGACATCGAATTCAAACTTAGTAGCATTGTGTCAAGTTTGAGAAGGACCATTGGATTCAGACAAGAAATGCCAAGAGCCCGCAGTCCAGTTAGGTCCCGATCCACCAGCCCAAGGCGGTCCAGACCAAACTCTCCAGCTAAAG GATTTGAGAATACATATGCCACCACTACTGAAGGTAGAGGTAGTCCTATTCCAAGAACTGGGTCACCTGATAGAGCAGGAAGTCCAATCAGAGTGTCATCACGTGGAGTGTCACCTTCCAGATTTGAAATGGCAGCTGTTGATGTAGACCCAGAGGCTGTCAGAATGGCTCTCCGTGACTTTGTACAACAGTTGGCAAATGCTGAGAGAGAAAGG GATGATGCTCTCGCCAACACAAAGAGTATGGGAATACAACTTCAGGAATTAGAAGATGAGAAGGGCAGAGTAGAGAGACGTTTAGAACAATTACAGAAATCTCTTGGAGATGTAGAGGAAG ACAAACGTGGTATTGATGGACGTCTTGCAAGTGCCCAGACCGCCTTGATGCTCCAAGAGGAGACAATTCGTCGCAATGAAAGGGAACGCAAGATTATGCAAGATAAAATGAATGCTTTAGAGCGCAGCCTGACCTCTGCAGAGACAGAGAAACGCCAACAGTTGGAGAAGATAAGTAAGATGAAGGCTAACGAGGGCAGACTGGATGATGATAAACGTAACTTAAGACAGGGTCTTGAAGATGCTGAGAACAGATGTACTAAACTAGAACTAGCTCGTAGATCTCTAGAGGGTGACTTACAGAGGTTCAAACTGTTGATGAACGATAAAGAAACAGAAAATCTG gTCCTGACAGACAGAGTAGAAACTCTGAACAAACAGATACAAAACCTTGACAGCAAAGCCCAGTCCTTACAGTTAACTGTAGACAGATTGTCTCTTACCTTGGCTAAAACTGAAGAGGATGGTATTCAACAGAAAGACAAG GTACAGTCATTGAACATGTCCTTATCAGACAACAATGCTGCCCTTAATGAGTTACAGGAACGTATCCAACAGTTACAGAGGGCACTCACCAGCAGTGAACATGATCGTAGGGTACTGCAAGAAAGATTAGATTCCACTAG ACAAGCTTTGAATGATGCCAAGAAACAAAATTACGACCTCCTAGAACGTGTACAGACATTACAGAATGACTGTTCTGAAAGTGAAGTCAGAAGGGCAGAGGTTGAAGGTCAACTCCGTCAGAATCATGGT GTGCttgttaagagaacagaaactgaACAAGAACTGAACCAGATTGTACAGAAACTAACCCAGGATAAACAGAACATGCAGGACCATATCTCAAATATATCTCGTAATCTGTCCACTGTTGAGACACAGAAAACAGAGATGGAGAGAACATACATCAGACTGGAGAAAGATAAATCTGCTCTCAGGAAAACTTTAGATAAG GTTGAACGTGAAAAACTGAAGACAGAAGAGATCGCTAACACTTCACTGATGGAAAAGGGATCCTTAGATAGATCATTGGCTCGTCTGGACGAAGATAACTGTGATCTCAATAAACAAGTACAACAGCTCCAGGCACAGTTAGCAGAGGCTGAGCAACAACATGCTCAGAG GTTGATTGATGTAACCACAAGACATAGAGCTGAAACAGAGATGGAGACAGAGAGACTCCGAACTGCTCAGATGCAAGCTGAAAGAATGCTTGAAACAAGAGAGAGATCAAATAGAACTAAAATCAAGGGTCTTGAAGAAACA GTTGCCACATTGAAAGACCAACTGTCAACTGAAATGAAGAAACGTCAGCTTTATATTTCCCGTAGTGCCCGTACCGGTGATGAAATCCGTGATATCCGATCCATACTGGACTCTTCATTATCAAACGTAACAAGGGACCAGTCTCTTGATCCGCTCATCATGGAGACAGAAACCAGGAAACTAGACGAATCCTTGGAATTCCGTGGAAGTTACAGATCACAACCAAGACGAAGAACAAGTCCAAATCGTACACCAATGAAATATTCTGATAGGTTGACATCAACACCTGCAATGCGTCGAACCCAGAGCCCCATAGCACTGCGtaaaaaactattgaaataa